In Setaria italica strain Yugu1 chromosome I, Setaria_italica_v2.0, whole genome shotgun sequence, the genomic window TATATTTGTTTAATTTAGAATGTTCAATAATGGAGTTTTAATTGTTCTCATGTCCATCATAAATATTTTAAAAGTGTATTCCAATTATTTGGATATTACATCCCAGTAGTTCCGATAATATATATCAGTGTTTTGATAACGTACTCCAGTTGTTCTTATTTATTCCTTTAGAAGGGTGCTAAATTGGCAATATATGTGCACACGTCATTACTCCATTCGTTCCCAATTATAGTTCATTTTTAATTTTTCCCTAAGTCAaaattttgaccaaatttatagaaaaaaatagtaACATCtgcaataccaaataaatgATTTATCAAGACATATTTCATGTTAGATTTCGATGAAATTAATTTGATGTTGTATGCGCAGATCTTTTTTTACATAAACTCGATAAAAAATTAGAGAAATTCGATTTAACACAGACCTATAAATTGAActatctacaatttgaaacgaaccGAGTGGGTACCTTGCTTGAATAATTAAAGATATCAATGCTACAAGTGGTAGGAGTACTACTTTATTATGTAGGATTGCCATTGTCTACGTCCCCTCAGTTTTCCACTGATCTCGTTGTTACTTTATTATTTAATTTGCCCACACACCATCACGTGATTCAGCCACTGAGCCACCTGATTGCGACCCTGCTCTCAAGCTGACACATGTCCTGAACTCCTAATCATCTATGCTAATCGGCAGGTTGCACACCATTGACAGTTGGCCCTTCTTGACTTCTTCACGCATCTGAGCATCTCCGCGTCgtccaacctttttttttaaaaaaaaaaataaagttgcGCAACTTCTCTGCTTCTCTTGCTAGTGTGGTACGTAGTATGTCAACTTCTCTGTTGGATAGATgcatcttctcctcctcgcTAAATTGCCAAGCAGGTCGATCTACAGTATTTATGAACCTTTCCAATCGAATACACGCCAAAACCGCTTGAATCGTGTAGAAATGTAGATATCCAGCATATGGATTCACATTTTCCACTGTCGCAGAGCTAAGgcacacgccgccgccggtgacgaCGACTGATGCCCGGCCGCGTTGACGATCatcgcttccgcttccggttcCTGTTCGTCGCAATTTGCACGCGCGCGCGTAACAGGCGATCGATCCCCACTCACTTCGTCCGGCGGGatcatttatttaaaaaatacaaTAAAACTCCCACGCGCTTCACTAGCGAGACCGTGACTGGAGATTGGAGAAGCCCAGCAGCTCCGCGGCCACCCGCAGCGCGGCTCCTTAAATTGGAGCCCCGAATTGGACGGCTTCGCATCATCGCAATCAACAAGCTCAGTGNNNNNNNNNNNNNNNNNNNNNNNNNNNNNNNNNNNNNNNNNNNNNNNNNNNNNNNNNNNNNNNNNNNNNNNNNNNNNNNNNNNNNNNNNNNNNNNNNNNNNNNNNNNNNNNNNNNNNNNNNNNNNNNNNNNNNNNNNNNNNNNNNNNNNNNNNNNNNNNNNNNNNNNNNNNNNNNNNNNNNNNNNNNNNNNNNNNNNNNNNNNNNNNNNNNNNNNNNNNNNNNNNNNNNNNNNNNNNNNNNNNNNNNNNNNNNNNNNNNNNNNNNNNNNNNNNNNNNNNNNNNNNNNNNNNNNNNNNNNNNNNNNNNNNNNNNNNNNNNNNNNNNNNNNNNNNNNNNNNNNNNNNNNNNNNNNNNNNNNNNNNNNNNNNNNNNNNNNNNNNNNNNNNNNNNNNNNNNNNNNNNNNNNNNNNNNNNNNNNNNNNNNNNNNNNNNNNNNNNNNNNNNNNNNNNNNNNNNNNNNNNNNNNNNNNNNNNNNNNNNNNNNNNNNNNNNNNNNNNNNNNNNNNNNNNNNNNNNNNNNNNNNNNNNNNNNNNNNNNNNNNNNNNNNNNNNNNNNNNNNNNNNNNNNNNNNNNNNNNNNNNNNNNNNNNNNNNNNNNNNNNNNNNNNNNNNNNNNNNNNNNNNNNNNNNNNNNNNNNNNNNNNNNNNNNNNNNNNNNNNNNNNNNNNNNNNNNNNNNNNNNNNNNNNNNNNNNNNNNNNNNNNNNNNNNNNNNNNNNNNNNNNNNNNNNNNNNNNNNNNNNNNNNNNNNNNNNNNNNNNNNNNNNNNNNNNNNNNNNNNNNNNNNNNNNNNNNNNNNNNNNNNNNNNNNNNNNNNNNNNNNNNNNNNNNNNNNNNNNNNNNNNNNNNNNNNNNNNNNNNNNNNNNNNNNNNNNNNNNNNNNNNNNNNNNNNNNNNNNNNNNNNNNNNNNNNNNNNNNNNNNNNNNNNNNNNNNNNNNNNNNNNNNNNNNNNNNNNNNNNNNNNNNNNNNNNNNNNNNNNNNNNNNNNNNNNNNNNNNNNNNNNNNNNNNNNNNNNNNNNNNNNNNNNNNNNNNNNNNNNNNNNNNNNNNNNNNNNNNNNNNNNNNNNNNNNNNNNNNNNNNNNNNNNNNNNNNNNNNNNNNNNNNNNNNNNNNNNNNNNNNNNNNNNNNNNNNNNNNNNNNNNNNNNNNNNNNNNNNNNNNNNNNNNNNNNNNNNNNNNNNNNNNNNNNNNNNNNNNNNNNNNNNNNNNNNNNNNNNNNNNNNNNNNNNNNNNNNNNNNNNNNNNNNNNNNNNNNNNNNNNNNNNNNNNNNNNNNNNNNNNNNNNNNNNNNNNNNNNNNNNNNNNNNNNNNNNNNNNNNNNNNNNNNNNNNNNNNNNNNNNNNNNNNNNNNNNNNNNNNNNNNNNNNNNNNNNNNNNNNNNNNNNNNNNNNNNNNNNNNNNNNNNNNNNNNNNNNNNNNNNNNNNNNNNNNNNNNNNNNNNNNNNNNNNNNNNNNNNNNNNNNNNNNNNNNNNNNNNNNNNNNNNNNNNNNNNNNNNNNNNNNNNNNNNNNNNNNNNNNNNNNNNNNNNNNNNNNNNNNNNNNNNNNNNNNNNNNNNNNNNNNNNNNNNNCTCGTAAGGAGCTAAGCTACCTCCTAGCTGGTCGGCTGCTTCCTCGATCCTCTGTGCGTACGTGTAGCATCTGTCTGCAACAACGACGATGACGGTGGCGACGACGAAGCCCGCGGCAGACgggcgcggcgggaggcggtacgcgctgctgctggcgctgTGGGACTCGGAGTACGCCAAGAAGGCGTACGGCGGCTACTACAACGTCTTCGTCGCCGCGTTcggccgggccggcggcggcgccggggacgaGGGCGAGACGTGGGACTGCTTCCGCGTGATCGCCGGCGAGTTCCCGGCGCCGGAGGACCTGGCCTCGTACGACGGGTTCGTGGTCAGCGGCAGCCCGCACGACGCACACGGCGAGGAGCCCTGGGTCCGCCGCCTGTGCGCGCTCGTCCAGGCGCTCCACGCCATGGGGAAGCGCGTCCTCGGCGTCTGCTTCGGCCACCAGGTCCTGTGCCGGGCGCTGGGCGGGACGGTTGGCAGGGCGCGCGGCGGCTGGGACGTCGGGGTGAAGAAGGTGACCTTTGTTCAAGATTCCTTGGAGGGCTTGAACTCGACGTGGAACTCCCCTCGAGCGCCTCCCTCATCGAGGTCCACCAGGACGAGGTGTGGGAGGTCCCGCCGGGGGCGACGGTGCTGGCCTCCTCGGAGAAGACGCGCGTGGAGGTGTTCGCGGTCGGGGAGCACGCGCTGGGCATCCAGGGCCACCCGGAGTACACCACCGACACCCTCCACAACCTCATCGACCGCCTCACCGCCCAGGGCGCCATCGAAGCGAGAGCCGGCGAGGACGCGCGGCGGACGGTGGCGGAGACCGGCGGGCCGGACCGCGCGTTCTGGACGGGGCTCTGCAAGGTGTTTCTCAGAGGCGGAGGAAGCAGCCCGCGGCCTGCTGCACCGGTGCGGGACACGGCGTCGGAGGTGATGACCAGcagcgtcggcgccgccgctcgtTGCTTCACTAGCGCCGCTCCGATAGTCCAGTTCGCTCGCAGCACTAGTGTTGCTGGGGTTGCACGTACTTGGTAGCTTTTCACTGCTTGATTGGTGTGGCCAGCCGCGCATTGGCGGCTAACTTCATTACACTCTATTTCTTATACTCAACTTATTTATACCTATATATGATCAATTAATGAAAAAATGTCTGACTTTGAATTTCTCTAATATTCATTTGAAAAAACATTATAAATGTAGACGCTCACACACCCATTCAGCCCAATATGCAGGTGCCCCAAGATTATAGGTGTAGATAACTCCTTGATCTCTGGCACAAGGAGGCAACACCTTGTAAACATTCGCTTTAGACCTAATCACCTAATGATTCATTAATCTTGTGCTAATAAATATCTTGAATGATCACTTGATTAGTTTTTGTGGTTTGGCATAGCTTCCTCATAACTTCAGCAAACTCAAATGACTAAGTTGGCTCAATCACTCAAACAAGTTGTTGCTCCAATAACTCAAATGAACTCTAGATGATCTGATATAAACTACATTATAGTCACCGGACCATCTAGTATGCACATATTAACATAAGATCTTTCGACGTGTCTATCCTTCTTGATCCAATGTGTATCCTTGAGCTTTATCGAGCCACTCTTAGTACTCCAACATCTACCGGGCGTGTTTGTCTTTATTTTATTCAACGAGTCATTGGCTTCATTATTCATCGAGCACATCCAAGAGTTTCAACCGGTTGATCTTGAGATTAATAAAGTCCCCACATGTTTCTCGTTGTCTTTGGCCTAACGAGCACGTCTCCTACCATTGAAATCATAGTGCTGGGTAATTCTTGGAATATAGTCGAAAAAAATAGGAGCATCCATGTGAGGATTCGAAATTAGGCGGGCAAATTTTACCACAAGGGACCTTACCAGCTAATAAGTTACAACGCCTAGACTCAGTTCGCCACTATTGACACTCTTGATGTGGCTTTTAGGCAAATTAAAGTAGGACAAGTTTTCAGTCGATGATCTATTTGTTGTTTAATTATATTT contains:
- the LOC101760989 gene encoding LOW QUALITY PROTEIN: gamma-glutamyl peptidase 3-like (The sequence of the model RefSeq protein was modified relative to this genomic sequence to represent the inferred CDS: inserted 1 base in 1 codon): MTVATTKPAADGRGGRRYALLLALWDSEYAKKAYGGYYNVFVAAFGRAGGGAGDEGETWDCFRVIAGEFPAPEDLASYDGFVVSGSPHDAHGEEPWVRRLCALVQALHAMGKRVLGVCFGHQVLCRALGGTVGRARGGWDVGVKKVTFVQDSLEGXELDVELPSSASLIEVHQDEVWEVPPGATVLASSEKTRVEVFAVGEHALGIQGHPEYTTDTLHNLIDRLTAQGAIEARAGEDARRTVAETGGPDRAFWTGLCKVFLRGGGSSPRPAAPVRDTASEVMTSSVGAAARCFTSAAPIVQFARSTSVAGVARTW